One window of Streptomyces sp. SUK 48 genomic DNA carries:
- a CDS encoding methionine ABC transporter permease: protein MTWSEMQPLLSDACSQTFDMVLWSTLIAVVVGLPLGLLLVLTDRGGLLQNVVANKVIGQIVNVGRSLPFIILMVALMSFTRWVTGTTIGTAAAVVPLAIGGIPFFARLVETAVREVDGGLVEAVQSMGGNTWTIVRKVLVPESLPALIASTTTTVIALIGYSAMAGTVGGGGLGDLAVRYGYQRFETELMWITVGILAVVISLIQFAGDFAARALHRRGGRSGPGPRLRLLKAKGDKEPDTDTAEVAKAA, encoded by the coding sequence GTGACCTGGTCCGAGATGCAGCCGCTGCTGTCCGACGCGTGTTCCCAGACCTTCGACATGGTGCTCTGGTCCACCCTGATCGCCGTCGTCGTGGGCCTCCCGCTCGGCCTCCTCCTCGTCCTCACGGACCGCGGGGGCCTGCTCCAGAACGTCGTCGCCAACAAGGTGATCGGCCAGATCGTGAACGTCGGCCGCTCGCTGCCGTTCATCATCCTGATGGTCGCCCTGATGAGCTTCACCCGCTGGGTCACCGGGACGACGATCGGCACCGCCGCCGCGGTCGTGCCGCTCGCCATCGGCGGCATCCCGTTCTTCGCCCGCCTGGTCGAGACGGCCGTGCGCGAGGTGGACGGCGGCCTCGTGGAGGCCGTGCAGTCCATGGGCGGCAACACCTGGACCATCGTCCGCAAGGTGCTCGTCCCCGAGTCCCTGCCCGCGCTGATCGCCAGCACCACCACCACGGTCATCGCCCTCATCGGCTACTCCGCCATGGCCGGCACGGTCGGCGGCGGCGGCCTCGGCGACCTCGCCGTCCGCTACGGCTACCAGCGCTTCGAGACCGAGCTGATGTGGATCACCGTCGGCATCCTCGCCGTCGTCATCTCCCTCATCCAGTTCGCCGGTGACTTCGCGGCCCGCGCCCTGCACCGCCGCGGCGGCCGCTCGGGCCCCGGGCCCAGGCTGCGGCTGCTGAAGGCCAAGGGCGACAAGGAGCCGGACACGGACACGGCCGAGGTCGCCAAGGCCGCGTAG
- the cobT gene encoding nicotinate-nucleotide--dimethylbenzimidazole phosphoribosyltransferase produces MTDTGQVPGEGQPEGAGMVEQPGVTAHGAYTYLSEAPAEDEDLLLPGAQGAWGNEVPPPAPEPVVETLHEASGRDTGSVDLTGVRLPSAQETSAPRRPLHLGPPIPDTSAGRVRTLADRGPEYLDAQPLREMGPQSAAPWGAAPGGTAVAAPVVGQAPGAVDTAPAAAQAPGVVETGQVAVQVIGVPVAAAEAVPVAIEVPVPDADATADATAEAAADAGAPGAAPDAVVVPEAPAAEAAAAAGPVAAEVPVARVAEQVPGAETVDPAFAGTPEAAGADAAQVVPGQDGPQPLDSQDAVLAPQVPRGPEVVPQAVAEEAVAPQAEESAPAVAEPAQVPDAQVAEAAPAPQVQPVQEARPVEAGAPARPEAQVAGAAVPVAEAAQPVEPAAAEPVQVTEPVEAVQASQPVEGVQASQPVEPVAAEAAEVVEAVEAVPAAEPVEPVAVDAVQVIQPAEPVAADAPQPVQPAEPVAAPVEQVQAVEQAEAVEAVEVPAVPAPDAHQAQGPQTVEPVVQAAPAAPGVPQQPVQPEAPAEAQAQPAAQDPAVQAAPVADPAPVAADPAVPAPQQPADATPAPVAAVAAEPQGAVAAVEAEAAQPQAVAHPATAAPVAPAAPVAPAAPEQPQAVPAPAEAEAQVPAEAAAPADDAPLPAEAPAPAEAPAPAEAVAPAETVTPAEAVTLVDAALPASAALPAEVPVQQGPVPTDAPVEPVPAEQLPGVLPEQASEPPLGEFVPVEGQVPSAPQLAPTPPHPLVLPAQGPAPQASVPAPREAEAVPHAEAPEPAAARGEIPADEAPAPAPQSTGPAAPGYDDAEREAVLKVMRERRDIRNGFRSDPIPHEVLLRVLEAAHTAPSVGHSQPWDFVVIRSAETRETMHELAVRQREAYAKSLPKGRAKQFKELKIEAILDTPVNIVVTAAPTRGGRHTLGRYTQPQMAPYSAALAVENLWLAARAEGLGVGWVSFFDEREMVRALGLPEHLEVIAYLCVGYVDEFPDEPELMQAGWSKRRPLSWVVHEETYGRRALPGEEPHDLLAETVAQIRPLDAKALGEAWERQKRMTKPAGALGMLEIISAQLSGLSRQCPPPIPEPAAVAIFAGDHGVHAQGVTPWPQEVTGQMVANFLGGGAVCNAFAAQVGAEVCVVDVGVAADLPATPGLLPRKIRGGTSDMTAGPAMSREEAKAAIEVGIETARDLVAAGNKALLTGEMGIANTTASAALISVFTATDPAEVTGRGTGINDETLARKTEVVRRALELHQPDPADPIGVLAALGGFEHAAMVGLLLGGASLRTPVILDGVSAGAAALVARAIAPEVLAACIAGHRSAEPGHVAALNKLGLRPLIDLDLRLGEGTGALLALPLVQSAARAMHEVATFDSAGVTEK; encoded by the coding sequence ATGACCGACACCGGCCAGGTCCCGGGCGAGGGGCAGCCGGAGGGCGCAGGCATGGTGGAGCAGCCGGGCGTCACCGCGCACGGCGCGTACACCTACCTCTCCGAGGCTCCCGCCGAGGACGAAGACCTGCTGCTGCCGGGCGCCCAGGGCGCATGGGGCAACGAGGTGCCGCCGCCCGCCCCGGAGCCGGTGGTCGAGACCCTCCACGAGGCATCGGGGCGCGACACGGGGTCCGTGGACCTCACCGGTGTCCGCCTTCCGTCCGCGCAGGAGACGTCGGCGCCGCGCCGCCCGCTGCACCTCGGCCCGCCCATCCCCGACACCTCCGCGGGACGGGTCCGGACCCTCGCCGACCGGGGCCCCGAGTATCTCGACGCCCAGCCCCTGCGGGAGATGGGCCCGCAGAGCGCGGCCCCCTGGGGCGCGGCTCCGGGGGGTACGGCCGTGGCGGCGCCGGTCGTCGGCCAGGCACCGGGCGCGGTGGACACCGCCCCGGCAGCGGCCCAGGCACCGGGCGTGGTGGAGACCGGACAGGTCGCCGTCCAGGTGATCGGTGTGCCGGTGGCCGCCGCCGAGGCCGTGCCGGTCGCCATCGAGGTGCCGGTGCCGGACGCCGACGCGACCGCCGACGCGACCGCCGAGGCGGCCGCCGACGCCGGGGCGCCGGGTGCGGCTCCGGACGCGGTCGTCGTGCCCGAGGCACCGGCCGCGGAGGCTGCGGCGGCTGCCGGGCCGGTCGCCGCGGAGGTGCCCGTGGCGCGGGTCGCCGAGCAGGTGCCGGGTGCGGAAACGGTTGACCCGGCGTTCGCCGGGACGCCCGAAGCCGCCGGTGCGGACGCCGCGCAGGTGGTACCGGGCCAGGACGGTCCGCAGCCCCTCGACAGTCAGGACGCTGTCCTGGCACCGCAGGTTCCGCGGGGACCCGAGGTGGTGCCGCAGGCGGTGGCCGAGGAAGCGGTGGCGCCGCAGGCCGAGGAGAGCGCGCCGGCCGTCGCGGAGCCCGCTCAGGTGCCGGACGCCCAGGTGGCCGAGGCCGCTCCCGCGCCGCAGGTCCAGCCGGTCCAGGAGGCGCGGCCCGTCGAGGCGGGGGCGCCCGCGCGGCCCGAGGCTCAGGTCGCGGGTGCCGCCGTGCCGGTCGCCGAGGCCGCCCAGCCGGTCGAGCCGGCCGCTGCCGAGCCCGTGCAGGTGACCGAGCCGGTCGAGGCCGTCCAGGCGTCCCAGCCGGTCGAGGGCGTCCAGGCGTCCCAGCCGGTCGAGCCGGTCGCGGCCGAGGCCGCCGAGGTCGTCGAAGCCGTCGAGGCCGTGCCGGCCGCCGAACCGGTCGAGCCCGTCGCCGTCGACGCCGTCCAGGTGATCCAGCCGGCCGAGCCCGTGGCCGCCGACGCCCCCCAGCCCGTTCAGCCCGCCGAGCCCGTGGCCGCCCCGGTCGAGCAGGTCCAGGCAGTCGAGCAGGCCGAGGCGGTCGAGGCGGTCGAGGTTCCCGCCGTCCCCGCCCCGGACGCCCACCAGGCCCAGGGCCCGCAGACCGTGGAGCCCGTCGTCCAGGCCGCCCCGGCCGCGCCCGGCGTCCCGCAGCAGCCCGTACAGCCGGAGGCACCGGCCGAAGCGCAGGCGCAGCCGGCCGCTCAGGACCCGGCGGTCCAGGCGGCTCCCGTCGCCGACCCCGCGCCGGTCGCGGCCGACCCCGCCGTACCCGCTCCCCAGCAGCCCGCCGACGCCACCCCGGCACCGGTCGCCGCCGTGGCCGCGGAGCCGCAGGGCGCCGTCGCGGCCGTGGAAGCCGAGGCCGCGCAGCCGCAGGCCGTCGCCCACCCGGCCACCGCCGCACCCGTCGCCCCTGCCGCTCCCGTGGCCCCCGCCGCTCCCGAGCAGCCGCAGGCCGTCCCGGCGCCCGCCGAAGCCGAAGCTCAGGTGCCCGCCGAAGCCGCGGCCCCCGCCGACGACGCACCGCTGCCCGCCGAAGCCCCGGCGCCCGCCGAAGCCCCGGCGCCCGCCGAGGCCGTGGCACCTGCCGAGACCGTGACACCCGCCGAGGCCGTGACACTCGTGGACGCCGCGCTGCCCGCGAGCGCCGCGCTGCCCGCCGAAGTCCCCGTCCAGCAGGGCCCCGTGCCGACGGACGCCCCCGTGGAGCCCGTCCCCGCCGAGCAGCTGCCCGGGGTGCTCCCGGAGCAGGCTTCCGAGCCGCCGCTCGGGGAGTTCGTGCCGGTCGAGGGCCAGGTGCCGAGCGCGCCGCAGCTCGCGCCGACCCCGCCGCACCCCCTCGTGCTGCCCGCCCAGGGCCCCGCGCCGCAGGCCAGCGTGCCCGCGCCCCGGGAGGCCGAGGCCGTACCGCACGCCGAGGCCCCGGAGCCCGCTGCCGCGCGGGGAGAGATCCCGGCCGACGAGGCACCGGCCCCCGCGCCGCAGTCCACCGGCCCCGCCGCCCCCGGCTACGACGACGCCGAGCGCGAGGCCGTGCTCAAGGTGATGCGCGAGCGCCGCGACATCCGCAACGGCTTCCGGAGCGACCCCATCCCGCACGAGGTGCTGCTGCGCGTCCTGGAGGCCGCGCACACCGCGCCCTCCGTCGGCCACTCGCAGCCCTGGGACTTCGTCGTCATCCGGTCCGCCGAGACCCGCGAGACCATGCACGAACTGGCCGTGCGCCAGCGCGAGGCGTACGCGAAGTCGCTGCCCAAGGGCCGGGCGAAGCAGTTCAAGGAACTGAAGATCGAGGCGATCCTCGACACCCCGGTGAACATCGTGGTCACCGCCGCCCCGACCCGTGGCGGCCGGCACACCCTGGGCCGGTACACCCAGCCCCAGATGGCGCCGTACTCCGCCGCGCTCGCCGTGGAGAACCTCTGGCTCGCCGCCCGCGCCGAGGGCCTGGGCGTAGGCTGGGTCAGCTTCTTCGACGAGCGCGAGATGGTGCGGGCCCTCGGCCTGCCCGAGCACCTGGAGGTCATCGCCTACCTGTGCGTCGGGTACGTCGACGAATTCCCGGACGAGCCCGAGCTGATGCAGGCCGGCTGGTCCAAGCGACGCCCCCTGTCCTGGGTGGTGCACGAAGAGACGTACGGCCGCCGCGCCCTGCCCGGAGAGGAACCCCACGACCTGCTTGCCGAGACCGTCGCCCAGATCCGCCCGCTCGACGCCAAGGCCCTCGGCGAGGCATGGGAGCGACAGAAGCGCATGACCAAGCCGGCCGGCGCGCTCGGCATGCTGGAGATCATCTCCGCACAGCTGTCGGGCCTGTCCCGGCAGTGCCCGCCGCCGATCCCGGAGCCCGCGGCCGTCGCCATCTTCGCGGGTGACCACGGGGTGCACGCCCAGGGCGTCACCCCCTGGCCCCAGGAGGTCACCGGCCAGATGGTGGCCAACTTCCTGGGCGGGGGCGCGGTCTGCAACGCCTTCGCCGCCCAGGTCGGCGCCGAGGTGTGCGTCGTGGACGTCGGCGTCGCCGCCGACCTGCCCGCCACCCCCGGCCTGCTGCCCCGCAAGATCCGCGGCGGCACCTCCGACATGACCGCCGGGCCCGCGATGAGCCGCGAGGAGGCCAAGGCCGCCATCGAGGTCGGCATCGAGACCGCCCGCGACCTGGTCGCGGCCGGCAACAAGGCGCTGCTCACCGGTGAGATGGGCATCGCCAACACCACCGCGTCCGCCGCGCTGATCTCCGTCTTCACCGCCACCGACCCGGCCGAGGTCACCGGCCGCGGCACCGGCATCAACGACGAGACGCTGGCCCGCAAGACCGAGGTGGTCCGGCGCGCCCTGGAACTCCACCAGCCGGACCCGGCCGACCCCATCGGCGTCCTCGCGGCCCTCGGCGGCTTCGAGCACGCGGCGATGGTCGGCCTGCTGCTCGGCGGCGCGTCCCTGCGCACCCCGGTCATCCTGGACGGCGTGAGCGCCGGGGCCGCGGCCCTGGTGGCCCGGGCCATCGCCCCCGAGGTCCTCGCGGCCTGCATCGCCGGCCACCGCAGCGCCGAGCCGGGCCATGTCGCGGCCCTCAACAAGCTCGGCCTGCGCCCCCTGATCGACCTCGACCTGCGTCTCGGCGAGGGCACCGGTGCCCTGCTCGCCCTGCCGCTGGTGCAGAGCGCGGCGAGAGCGATGCACGAGGTGGCGACGTTCGACTCGGCGGGCGTCACGGAGAAGTAG
- a CDS encoding RNA methyltransferase yields MADLITVEDPDDPRLVDYTDLTDVELRRKREPAEGLFIAEGEKVIRRAKEAGYAMRSMLLSAKWIDVMRDVIDELPAPVYAVSPELAERVTGYHVHRGALASMQRKPLPTAAELLGSARRVVVMESVNDHTNIGAIFRSAAALGMDAVLLSPDCADPLYRRSVKVSMGAVFSVPYARLENWPKGLDQVRESGFTLLALTPDEKARSLDEAAPHTMDRVALMLGAEGGGLSRQALVAADEWVRIPMSHGVDSLNVGAAAAVAFYAVATGRPRS; encoded by the coding sequence GTGGCCGATCTCATCACCGTCGAGGACCCCGACGACCCGCGCCTCGTGGACTACACGGACCTGACCGACGTCGAGCTGCGCCGCAAGCGCGAGCCCGCCGAGGGTCTGTTCATCGCCGAGGGCGAGAAGGTCATCCGCCGGGCCAAGGAAGCCGGCTACGCGATGCGCTCCATGCTGCTCTCGGCCAAGTGGATCGACGTCATGCGCGACGTCATCGACGAGCTCCCCGCCCCCGTCTACGCCGTGAGCCCCGAACTCGCCGAGCGCGTCACCGGCTACCACGTGCACCGCGGCGCCCTCGCCTCCATGCAGCGCAAGCCGCTGCCGACCGCCGCCGAACTGCTCGGCTCCGCCCGCCGCGTGGTGGTCATGGAGTCGGTCAACGACCACACCAACATCGGCGCCATCTTCCGCTCCGCGGCCGCCCTCGGCATGGACGCGGTCCTGCTCTCGCCGGACTGCGCCGACCCGCTGTACCGGCGCAGCGTCAAGGTGTCGATGGGCGCCGTGTTCTCGGTGCCGTACGCCCGCCTGGAGAACTGGCCGAAGGGCCTGGACCAGGTCCGCGAGTCCGGCTTCACCCTGCTCGCCCTCACCCCGGACGAGAAGGCCCGCAGCCTGGACGAGGCCGCCCCGCACACGATGGACAGGGTCGCGCTGATGCTGGGCGCCGAGGGCGGCGGCCTGTCCAGGCAGGCCCTGGTCGCCGCCGACGAATGGGTCCGCATCCCGATGTCCCACGGCGTCGACTCGCTCAACGTGGGCGCGGCGGCCGCGGTCGCCTTCTACGCGGTGGCGACGGGACGACCGAGGTCCTGA
- a CDS encoding MetQ/NlpA family ABC transporter substrate-binding protein, whose product MRNTAKFTTAVLAAGALTFGLTACGSGNSSASHDYSGPLVVAASPVPHAEILNFVEKNLAKKAGLDLQVKEFTDYITPNTATEDGSVGANYFQNQPYLDDFNKKRGTHIVPVVTVHLEPLGLYSHKVKKAGDLRSGATVAVPNDAVNEGRALKLLADNGLITLKSGAGNEATPEDIAKNPKHLQFKEVEAAQTPRSLDDVDAAVVNGNYAISAGLKPAKDALVLESAKNNPYGNFLAVKKGNENDPRVKKLAKLLTSPEVKKFIEDKYQGSVIPSF is encoded by the coding sequence GTGCGTAACACCGCCAAGTTCACCACCGCCGTCCTCGCCGCCGGAGCCCTCACCTTCGGGCTGACCGCCTGCGGCTCCGGAAACTCCTCCGCCTCCCACGACTACAGCGGACCGCTGGTCGTCGCCGCCAGCCCGGTCCCGCACGCCGAGATCCTGAACTTCGTCGAGAAGAACCTCGCGAAGAAGGCCGGGCTCGACCTCCAGGTCAAGGAGTTCACCGACTACATCACGCCGAACACGGCGACCGAGGACGGCTCGGTGGGCGCCAACTACTTCCAGAACCAGCCGTACCTGGACGACTTCAACAAGAAGCGCGGCACCCACATCGTGCCCGTCGTCACGGTGCACCTGGAGCCCCTCGGCCTGTACTCCCACAAGGTCAAGAAGGCGGGCGACCTGAGGAGCGGTGCGACCGTCGCCGTCCCCAACGACGCCGTCAACGAGGGCCGCGCCCTGAAGCTGCTCGCCGACAACGGGCTCATCACCCTCAAGTCCGGCGCCGGCAACGAGGCCACCCCCGAGGACATCGCCAAGAACCCCAAGCACCTCCAGTTCAAGGAGGTCGAGGCGGCCCAGACCCCGCGCTCCCTGGACGACGTGGACGCGGCGGTCGTCAACGGCAACTACGCCATCTCCGCGGGCCTCAAGCCCGCCAAGGACGCCCTCGTCCTGGAGTCCGCGAAGAACAACCCGTACGGCAACTTCCTCGCGGTGAAGAAGGGCAACGAGAACGACCCCCGGGTCAAGAAGCTCGCCAAGCTCCTCACCTCGCCCGAGGTCAAGAAGTTCATCGAGGACAAGTACCAGGGCTCGGTCATCCCGTCCTTCTGA
- the cbiE gene encoding precorrin-6y C5,15-methyltransferase (decarboxylating) subunit CbiE, translating into MADRVTVIGWDGSPLTDAARSALGAATLVAGAAHHLALPEIPPIAERVRLGSVALAARRIAGHRGTAVVLADGDPGFFGVVRTLRAPEFGLEVEVVPGVSSVAAAFARAGMPWDDAQVVVAHPRTLRRAVNVCRAHAKVAVLTSPGAGPAELGLLLAGVHRTFVICEELGTEREQVSVVTSDKAPDHTWRDPNVVIVIGGPVSAAEDGGWIAGRDPGSGPRGWVQPDEVYGEGTPLGEGETELLRAAQLARLGPRVGDLVWDIGCGSGAFAVEAARAGAAVIAVDRDPAACARADGAARRYGVQLEVVHGSAPHILEDLPEPDVVRVGGGGAAVVSAVADRRPQRIVAHAATRDAAELVGRDLTEHGYRVECALLQSVELDTRAWRETERNVAFLLSGVLSDRPVIR; encoded by the coding sequence ATGGCCGACCGGGTCACGGTGATCGGCTGGGACGGCTCGCCGCTGACCGACGCGGCACGCTCCGCTCTCGGCGCCGCCACCCTCGTGGCAGGCGCGGCCCACCACCTGGCACTGCCCGAGATCCCGCCCATTGCCGAACGCGTCCGGCTCGGCAGCGTCGCGCTCGCCGCCCGCCGCATCGCCGGCCACCGCGGCACGGCGGTCGTGCTCGCGGACGGCGACCCCGGCTTCTTCGGCGTCGTACGCACCCTGCGCGCACCGGAGTTCGGCCTGGAGGTGGAGGTCGTCCCCGGTGTCTCCTCCGTCGCCGCCGCCTTCGCCCGCGCCGGGATGCCCTGGGACGACGCCCAGGTCGTCGTGGCCCATCCGCGCACCCTGCGCCGGGCCGTGAACGTCTGCCGCGCCCACGCCAAGGTGGCCGTCCTCACCTCACCGGGCGCGGGCCCCGCCGAACTCGGCCTGCTCCTCGCGGGCGTCCACCGCACCTTCGTCATCTGCGAGGAACTGGGCACCGAACGCGAACAGGTCTCCGTCGTCACCTCCGACAAGGCCCCCGACCACACCTGGCGCGACCCCAACGTCGTCATCGTCATCGGCGGCCCGGTGAGCGCGGCCGAGGACGGCGGCTGGATCGCCGGCCGCGACCCGGGCTCCGGCCCGCGCGGCTGGGTCCAGCCCGACGAGGTGTACGGCGAGGGCACCCCGCTCGGCGAGGGCGAGACCGAGCTGCTGCGCGCCGCCCAACTCGCCCGCCTCGGGCCCCGGGTCGGCGACCTCGTGTGGGACATCGGCTGCGGTTCCGGCGCGTTCGCCGTCGAAGCGGCGCGCGCCGGCGCCGCCGTCATCGCCGTCGACCGCGACCCGGCCGCCTGCGCCCGCGCCGACGGCGCCGCCCGCCGCTACGGCGTCCAGCTCGAAGTGGTGCACGGCAGCGCCCCGCACATCCTGGAGGACCTGCCCGAACCCGATGTGGTCCGGGTCGGCGGCGGGGGAGCGGCCGTGGTGTCGGCGGTCGCGGACCGGCGCCCGCAGCGCATCGTCGCCCATGCCGCGACCCGCGACGCGGCCGAACTCGTCGGCCGCGACCTGACCGAGCACGGATACCGCGTCGAGTGCGCCCTGCTCCAGTCCGTCGAACTCGACACCCGTGCCTGGCGGGAGACCGAGCGGAACGTCGCGTTCCTGCTCAGCGGGGTACTGTCCGATCGCCCCGTGATCCGTTAG
- a CDS encoding GNAT family N-acetyltransferase encodes MTSTFPNISISTERLVLRPLDEDDVPALAEMMNDEQVAAWTDVPQPFTEAGAWRWIGERAPAERAAGRGLDLAVTEFLTQRLVGVVQLTRTNWHIRATELSYIVAPWARGEGYASEAALATARWLFGDQRFERIELRTAADNTASQQVAQKIGCISEGVLRNACIVHVRTEDGGWADLRTDFIVWSLLPEDLEGADEQLADTSGFTSYADWN; translated from the coding sequence ATGACAAGCACCTTCCCCAACATCTCCATCAGCACGGAGCGGTTGGTGCTGCGCCCCCTCGACGAGGACGACGTACCCGCCCTGGCCGAGATGATGAACGACGAGCAGGTCGCCGCCTGGACCGACGTGCCCCAGCCGTTCACCGAGGCCGGTGCCTGGCGCTGGATCGGCGAGCGCGCGCCCGCCGAACGCGCCGCGGGCCGCGGACTCGACCTCGCCGTCACCGAGTTCCTCACCCAGCGCCTGGTCGGCGTCGTCCAGCTGACCAGGACCAACTGGCACATCCGCGCCACCGAGCTGTCGTACATCGTCGCCCCCTGGGCCCGCGGCGAGGGCTACGCCTCGGAGGCCGCGCTCGCCACCGCCCGCTGGCTCTTCGGCGACCAGCGCTTCGAGCGCATCGAACTGCGCACCGCCGCCGACAACACCGCCTCCCAGCAGGTCGCCCAGAAGATCGGCTGCATCAGCGAGGGCGTGCTGCGCAACGCGTGCATAGTCCATGTGCGCACCGAGGACGGGGGCTGGGCCGATCTGCGCACCGACTTCATCGTGTGGAGCCTGCTGCCGGAGGACCTGGAGGGCGCCGACGAGCAGCTCGCCGACACCAGCGGCTTCACGTCGTACGCCGACTGGAACTGA
- the cobA gene encoding uroporphyrinogen-III C-methyltransferase, giving the protein MAEHPAYPVGLRLSGRRVVVLGAGQVAQRRLPALIAAGADLVLVSPEATPSVEAMADAGELTWHRRRYQDGDLADAWYALIATSDPDANAAASAEAERHRVWCVRSDDADRATAWTPATGTSEGVTVAVLTTQARGRDPRHTAAIRDAVVEGLRDGTLVAPHHRTRTPGVALVGGGPGDPDLITVRGRRLLAEADVVIADRLGPRDLLAELPPHVEVIDAAKIPYGRYMAQEAINNALIEHAGQGKSVVRLKGGDPFVFGRGMEEIQALAEAGIPCTVVPGISSSISVPGAAGIPVTHRGVAHEFTVVSGHVAPDDARSLVDWPALARLTGTLVILMGVDKIGKIAETLMAHGKSPTTPVALVQEGTTAAQRRVDATLATVAETVRAEDVRPPAVIVIGEVVTEGPARAD; this is encoded by the coding sequence ATGGCCGAACACCCCGCCTACCCCGTAGGTCTGCGCCTCTCCGGCCGCCGCGTGGTCGTCCTCGGCGCCGGACAGGTCGCCCAGCGCCGTCTGCCCGCCCTGATCGCGGCCGGCGCGGACCTCGTCCTCGTCTCCCCTGAGGCGACCCCCTCGGTCGAGGCGATGGCGGACGCCGGCGAGCTCACCTGGCACCGGCGGCGCTACCAGGACGGCGACCTCGCCGACGCCTGGTACGCCCTCATCGCCACCAGCGACCCCGACGCCAACGCCGCCGCCTCCGCCGAGGCCGAGCGGCACCGCGTCTGGTGCGTCCGCTCCGACGACGCCGACCGGGCCACCGCCTGGACCCCCGCCACCGGCACCAGCGAGGGCGTCACGGTCGCCGTCCTCACCACGCAAGCCCGCGGCCGCGACCCCCGGCACACCGCCGCCATCCGGGACGCGGTCGTCGAGGGCCTGCGCGACGGCACCCTCGTCGCCCCCCACCACCGCACCCGCACCCCCGGCGTCGCCCTGGTCGGCGGCGGCCCCGGCGACCCCGACCTGATCACGGTCCGCGGCCGCCGGCTGCTCGCCGAGGCGGACGTCGTCATCGCCGACCGGCTCGGCCCCCGCGACCTGCTCGCCGAACTCCCGCCGCATGTCGAGGTGATCGACGCGGCGAAGATCCCGTACGGCCGCTACATGGCCCAGGAGGCCATCAACAACGCCCTGATCGAGCACGCCGGACAGGGCAAGTCGGTCGTACGGCTCAAGGGCGGCGACCCCTTCGTCTTCGGCCGGGGCATGGAGGAGATCCAGGCGCTCGCCGAGGCCGGCATCCCCTGCACCGTCGTGCCGGGCATCTCCAGCTCCATCTCGGTGCCCGGCGCGGCCGGCATCCCGGTCACCCACCGGGGCGTCGCCCATGAGTTCACGGTCGTCAGCGGCCATGTCGCCCCCGACGACGCGCGTTCGCTGGTCGACTGGCCGGCGCTGGCCAGGCTCACCGGCACGCTGGTGATCCTGATGGGCGTCGACAAGATCGGGAAGATCGCCGAGACGCTCATGGCGCACGGCAAGTCCCCGACGACCCCGGTCGCGCTGGTCCAGGAAGGTACGACGGCCGCGCAGCGCCGGGTCGACGCCACCCTCGCCACGGTCGCCGAGACCGTCCGCGCCGAGGACGTGAGGCCCCCGGCGGTCATCGTGATCGGCGAGGTCGTGACCGAGGGCCCCGCCCGGGCCGACTGA